One stretch of Streptomyces sp. 135 DNA includes these proteins:
- a CDS encoding single-stranded DNA-binding protein, whose product MAGETVITVVGNLVDDPELRFTPSGAAVAKFRVASTPRTFDRQTNEWKDGESLFLTCSVWRQAAENVAESLQRGMRVIVQGRLKQRSYEDREGVKRTVYELDVEEVGASLKNATAKVTKTTGRGGQGGQGGYGGGGGGQQGGGWGGGSGGGQQQGGGGAPADDPWATGAPAGGGQQQGGGGGGWGGSSGGSGGGYSDEPPF is encoded by the coding sequence ATGGCAGGCGAGACCGTCATCACGGTCGTCGGCAATCTTGTCGACGACCCCGAGCTGCGCTTCACCCCCTCCGGTGCGGCGGTCGCGAAGTTCCGTGTCGCGTCCACCCCCCGCACCTTCGACCGTCAGACGAATGAGTGGAAGGACGGCGAAAGCCTGTTCCTGACCTGCTCGGTCTGGCGTCAGGCGGCGGAGAACGTCGCGGAGTCGCTCCAGCGAGGCATGCGCGTCATCGTGCAGGGCCGACTGAAGCAGCGGTCCTACGAGGACCGTGAGGGCGTCAAGCGCACGGTCTACGAGCTGGACGTCGAGGAAGTCGGCGCCAGCCTGAAGAACGCCACGGCCAAGGTCACCAAGACCACCGGTCGCGGTGGCCAGGGCGGCCAGGGTGGTTACGGCGGCGGTGGCGGCGGCCAGCAGGGCGGCGGCTGGGGCGGTGGCTCCGGCGGCGGTCAGCAGCAGGGTGGCGGCGGTGCTCCCGCCGACGACCCCTGGGCGACCGGTGCTCCGGCCGGCGGCGGCCAGCAGCAGGGCGGCGGCGGTGGCGGCTGGGGCGGAAGCTCCGGCGGCTCCGGTGGCGGCTACTCGGACGAGCCCCCCTTCTAA
- the rpsF gene encoding 30S ribosomal protein S6: MRHYEVMVILDPDLEERAVSPLIENFLSVVREGNGKVEKVDTWGRRRLSYEIKKKPEGIYSVIDLQAEPAVVKELDRQMNLNESVLRTKVLRPEMH; this comes from the coding sequence ATGCGTCACTACGAAGTGATGGTCATCCTCGACCCCGATCTCGAGGAGCGCGCTGTCTCCCCGCTGATCGAGAACTTCCTCTCCGTCGTCCGTGAGGGCAACGGAAAGGTCGAGAAGGTCGACACCTGGGGCCGTCGTCGTCTGTCCTACGAGATCAAGAAGAAGCCCGAGGGCATCTACTCGGTCATCGACCTCCAGGCCGAGCCTGCGGTCGTCAAGGAGCTCGACCGACAGATGAACCTGAACGAGTCGGTCCTCCGGACCAAGGTCCTCCGTCCCGAGATGCACTGA
- a CDS encoding peptidoglycan bridge formation glycyltransferase FemA/FemB family protein, whose protein sequence is MSLTLRTISREQHLAYIQTLPSASHCQVPAWADVKSEWRSENLGWFDDRTGELVGAGLVLYRQLPKLKRYLAYLPEGPVINWYAPNLDEWLQPMLAHLKQQGAFSVKMGPPVVIRRWDAPAIKAGIQNPDVKRLRDVEATFIEPRAFEVSDRLRRMGWQQGEDGGAGFGDVQPRFVFQVPLANRSLDEVQKGFNQLWRRNIKKAEKAGVEVVQGGYQDLAEWQRLYEITAIRDKFRPRPLGYFQQMWQALNSEDPNRMRLYFARHNGVNLSAATMLVVGGHVWYSYGASDNIGREVRPSNAMQWRMLRDAYAMGATVYDLRGISDSLDETDHLFGLIQFKVGTGGEAAEYIGEWDFPLNKLLHKALDIYMSRR, encoded by the coding sequence ATGAGTCTGACCCTGAGGACCATCAGTCGCGAGCAGCATCTGGCGTATATCCAGACACTGCCGTCGGCGAGTCATTGCCAGGTCCCGGCATGGGCTGACGTGAAGAGCGAATGGCGCTCGGAGAACCTGGGCTGGTTCGACGACAGGACCGGCGAGCTGGTCGGTGCGGGCCTGGTGCTCTACCGGCAACTGCCCAAGCTGAAGCGGTATCTCGCGTACCTCCCCGAGGGGCCGGTCATCAACTGGTACGCCCCGAACCTGGACGAGTGGCTCCAGCCGATGCTGGCGCACCTCAAGCAGCAGGGTGCCTTCTCCGTGAAGATGGGCCCGCCTGTCGTGATCCGCCGCTGGGACGCTCCGGCGATCAAGGCCGGCATCCAGAACCCGGACGTGAAGCGGCTGCGGGACGTCGAGGCGACGTTCATCGAGCCGCGCGCCTTCGAGGTCTCCGACCGGCTGCGCCGGATGGGCTGGCAGCAGGGCGAGGACGGCGGCGCCGGCTTCGGTGACGTACAGCCCCGATTCGTCTTCCAGGTGCCGCTGGCCAACCGCTCTCTGGACGAGGTCCAGAAGGGCTTCAACCAGCTGTGGCGGCGCAACATCAAGAAGGCCGAGAAGGCCGGCGTCGAGGTCGTCCAGGGCGGCTACCAGGACCTCGCCGAGTGGCAGCGCCTCTACGAGATCACGGCCATCCGCGACAAGTTCCGCCCGCGGCCGCTCGGTTACTTCCAGCAGATGTGGCAGGCCCTCAACTCCGAGGACCCCAACCGCATGCGGCTGTACTTCGCGCGGCACAACGGCGTGAACCTGTCGGCCGCCACGATGCTCGTCGTCGGCGGGCACGTCTGGTACTCCTACGGCGCGTCGGACAACATCGGGCGCGAGGTCAGGCCCTCGAACGCGATGCAGTGGCGGATGCTCCGCGACGCGTACGCCATGGGCGCCACGGTCTATGACCTGCGCGGCATCTCCGACTCCCTGGACGAGACGGACCACCTCTTCGGTCTGATCCAGTTCAAGGTGGGCACCGGTGGTGAGGCCGCCGAGTACATCGGCGAGTGGGACTTCCCGCTCAACAAGCTGCTGCACAAGGCGCTCGACATCTACATGTCGCGCCGCTGA
- a CDS encoding alanine racemase has protein sequence MALTLYVDTARWRAHHKHVLEQFPGIVPVCKGNGYGFGHERLAEEATRFGSDILAVGTTYEAARIKDWFSGDLLVLTPFRRGEEPVPLPDRVVRSVSSLDGVHGLVGARVVIEVMSSMKRHGISEQELPQLHAAIEDVRLEGFALHLPLDRTDGSDAVEEVIGWMDRLRAARLPLHTMFVSHLKANELARLQQQFPQTRFRARIGTNLWLGDHEATEYRGAVLDVTAVAKGDRFGYRQQKVASDGWLVVVAGGTSHGVGLEAPKALHGMMPRAKGVARAGLATVNRNLSPFVWAGKQRWFAEPPHMQVSILFVPSDAQEPRVGEELVAHLRHTTTQFDRMVDR, from the coding sequence ATGGCGCTCACGCTCTATGTCGACACCGCGCGCTGGCGGGCACATCACAAGCACGTGCTGGAGCAGTTCCCGGGCATCGTCCCGGTCTGCAAGGGCAACGGCTACGGCTTCGGTCATGAGCGCCTGGCCGAGGAAGCCACGCGCTTCGGCTCCGACATCCTCGCCGTGGGCACCACCTACGAGGCGGCCCGGATCAAGGACTGGTTCAGCGGTGACCTGCTGGTCCTGACCCCGTTCCGGCGGGGCGAGGAGCCGGTGCCGCTGCCCGACCGTGTGGTCCGCTCCGTGTCGTCGCTGGACGGCGTGCACGGCCTGGTGGGCGCCCGCGTCGTCATCGAGGTCATGTCCTCGATGAAGCGCCACGGCATCAGCGAGCAGGAGCTCCCGCAGCTGCACGCCGCCATCGAGGACGTACGGCTCGAAGGCTTCGCGCTCCACCTGCCGCTGGACCGCACCGACGGCTCCGACGCCGTCGAGGAGGTCATCGGCTGGATGGACCGCCTGCGCGCCGCCCGTCTGCCGCTGCACACGATGTTCGTCAGCCACCTCAAGGCCAACGAACTGGCCCGCCTCCAGCAGCAGTTCCCGCAGACCCGCTTCCGGGCGCGCATCGGCACGAACCTCTGGCTGGGCGACCACGAGGCCACCGAGTACCGCGGCGCCGTCCTGGACGTCACCGCCGTCGCCAAGGGCGACCGCTTCGGCTACCGCCAGCAGAAGGTCGCGTCCGACGGCTGGCTGGTCGTGGTCGCGGGCGGCACCTCCCACGGCGTCGGCCTGGAGGCCCCGAAGGCGCTGCACGGCATGATGCCGCGCGCCAAGGGAGTGGCTCGGGCGGGCCTCGCGACCGTCAACCGCAATCTCTCGCCGTTCGTCTGGGCGGGCAAGCAGCGCTGGTTCGCGGAGCCCCCGCACATGCAGGTCTCCATCCTCTTCGTGCCCTCCGACGCGCAGGAGCCCAGGGTCGGCGAGGAACTGGTGGCCCATCTGCGGCACACCACGACCCAGTTCGACCGCATGGTGGACCGCTGA
- a CDS encoding glycosyltransferase 87 family protein yields MPSADPSAGPGAETPSTSAYEPVSPQEPEPVRPTKEDEVARAGSELLGGPLGRRALSAAQWWSPVRVIALIAIGMFALGMVQKLPCYNGAWFSGASSQYTRACYSDIPHLYEGRGFADGLVPYFDKLPGDMEYLEYPVLTGIFMEMASWVTPGSGSIQHQEKIYWMVNAGILMVCTAVVAVCVARTHRRRPWDALLVALAPAFALTATINWDLLAVALTAAAMMMWARARALAFGILLGLATAAKLYPVLLLGPLLILCWRAGRWREFGAGLLGAVGTWLAVNLPVILLAGEGWSKFYTFSQERDVDFGSFWLILNQRMQSPLPVDTVNTLAVALMLLACLAIGALGLTAPRRPRFAQLAFLVVAAFILTNKVYSPQYVLWLIPLAALARPRWRDFLIWQACEVAYFLGIWMYLAYTTSGDAHKGLPTEGYQVAIVVHLLGTLYLCAVVVRDILMPERDVVRRGGDDDPSGGALDGVEDVFVLGPVAQPTRPVAHSAEGSFVKWGTATDLPR; encoded by the coding sequence ATGCCCAGTGCAGACCCCAGCGCCGGTCCCGGCGCAGAGACGCCGAGCACGAGCGCGTACGAGCCCGTGAGCCCGCAGGAGCCGGAGCCGGTGCGGCCGACGAAGGAGGACGAGGTCGCCCGGGCCGGCAGTGAGCTGCTCGGCGGCCCCCTCGGCCGAAGGGCGCTGTCCGCGGCGCAGTGGTGGTCTCCCGTCCGCGTCATCGCGCTCATCGCGATCGGGATGTTCGCGCTGGGCATGGTCCAGAAGCTGCCGTGCTACAACGGCGCGTGGTTCTCCGGGGCGAGCTCGCAGTACACGCGCGCGTGCTACTCCGACATCCCGCATCTGTACGAAGGGCGAGGCTTCGCCGACGGCCTCGTGCCGTACTTCGACAAGCTGCCCGGCGACATGGAGTACCTCGAGTACCCGGTCCTGACCGGCATCTTCATGGAGATGGCCTCCTGGGTGACGCCTGGCAGCGGATCCATCCAGCACCAGGAGAAGATCTACTGGATGGTCAACGCGGGGATACTGATGGTCTGCACGGCCGTCGTCGCCGTCTGTGTGGCACGAACGCACCGGCGTCGCCCCTGGGACGCCCTGCTCGTCGCCCTTGCACCGGCCTTCGCGCTGACGGCCACCATCAACTGGGATCTGCTCGCCGTCGCCCTCACGGCCGCCGCGATGATGATGTGGGCACGCGCGCGTGCCCTCGCCTTCGGCATCCTCCTGGGGCTCGCCACGGCCGCCAAGCTCTATCCCGTGCTGCTGCTGGGGCCGCTGCTGATCCTGTGCTGGCGCGCGGGCCGCTGGCGGGAGTTCGGGGCCGGCCTGCTCGGCGCCGTGGGCACCTGGCTGGCGGTCAACCTCCCGGTGATACTGCTCGCCGGTGAGGGCTGGTCGAAGTTCTACACCTTCAGCCAGGAGCGTGACGTCGACTTCGGGTCGTTCTGGCTGATCCTCAACCAGCGCATGCAGTCGCCGCTGCCCGTCGATACCGTCAACACCTTGGCGGTGGCGCTGATGCTCCTGGCCTGCCTGGCCATAGGAGCGCTCGGGCTGACCGCGCCGCGCCGGCCGCGCTTCGCGCAACTCGCCTTCCTGGTCGTGGCCGCCTTCATCCTCACCAACAAGGTCTACTCACCGCAGTACGTCCTGTGGCTGATCCCGCTCGCCGCGCTCGCGAGGCCCCGCTGGCGCGACTTCTTGATCTGGCAGGCGTGCGAGGTCGCGTACTTCCTCGGGATCTGGATGTACCTGGCGTACACGACCAGCGGAGACGCGCACAAAGGCCTGCCCACCGAGGGCTATCAGGTGGCCATCGTCGTCCACCTGCTGGGGACGCTGTACCTGTGCGCGGTGGTCGTACGCGACATCCTGATGCCGGAGCGGGACGTGGTGCGCCGGGGTGGCGACGACGACCCGTCGGGCGGCGCCCTGGACGGCGTGGAGGACGTCTTCGTGCTCGGGCCCGTGGCGCAGCCGACGCGGCCTGTGGCGCACTCGGCCGAGGGGTCGTTCGTGAAGTGGGGGACGGCGACCGATCTGCCGCGCTGA
- a CDS encoding transglycosylase domain-containing protein, protein MSEHRRKPPQPQGGGRAAARRGAPGAPSGRRAAPRDATGPSSSSYGAPGAGAPDEGGQPYGGRAQARRAAQRSGSVGAGGGRRRAAEASGGGRAGGGGRRGGGGPGGSGGSGPGRGRGRGPQQPGKKRFIDYPRAGKQGARRWVPSWRLVTGLFLSFLGGLMAVAGISYALVQVPEVDKAATAQNNVYYWADGKQMVATGGERNRQIIDYDDIPKEMRFAVMSAENKTFEDDKGVDPMGIARAVVNMAKGGQTQGGSTITQQYVKNARLGDQSQTFSRKFKELFISIKVGRTVSKEDIMAGYLNTAYYGRGAYGIQAAARAYFDKEATQLDPSECALLATVLKGATYYDPAGYPEIDPAANQKDNTARARKRWEWILDEEVKDGHLTAAQRNKYKVFPKLQNPRSNTQLGGQTGYLVDLAKAYVIRNTDITAEELQQGGYEIHTTFERKKVKELENAVNKVRKEKIKPKLRPEKDTHVQFGGASVDPESGAIKAIYGGEDATKHFTNNADQTGAQVGSTYKPFVLAAAFKYGVRNPDGPEVQSNAERTVVNPKSLYSGKNELKIQNYNGSVWTDREGKEWLQKNDGDASYNPPSYQIDLREAMRESVNSAYVQLGMDVGLDKVKQAAIDAGLKDDSSMASANYPSFSLGTSSPSAIRMAGAYATFAASGKQNEPYSVKEVEYKGDSVYRHEKETTHPFTPQVADNVTDVLRTVVEKGTGTSAQLSGRPVAGKTGTTDGNKSAWFVGYTPQLSTAISMYRLDDDETNKKREFLEMFGTGGEEKIHGASFPAKIWQDYMSKALKGEPVRSFPTPGPIGQLVGETPPPPPSPTATKEPEDEPSSPTPTETETTKPPTTQSPDPEESCSQWDWECNNDGGADGGAEDGGANGDPGGESPPPTDDPPGDDQGNQNGGGFIGGPRG, encoded by the coding sequence ATGAGCGAGCACCGTCGCAAGCCGCCGCAGCCGCAGGGCGGCGGACGCGCCGCGGCCAGGCGTGGCGCCCCAGGAGCGCCGTCGGGCCGCCGTGCGGCGCCGAGAGATGCCACTGGACCGTCCTCTTCCTCCTATGGGGCACCTGGAGCCGGGGCCCCGGACGAGGGGGGCCAGCCCTATGGAGGCCGGGCCCAGGCCCGGCGAGCCGCGCAACGCAGTGGTTCGGTCGGGGCGGGAGGCGGTCGCCGCAGGGCGGCCGAGGCCTCCGGCGGCGGACGTGCCGGTGGTGGCGGACGCCGTGGCGGGGGTGGACCCGGCGGTTCCGGCGGATCCGGCCCCGGGCGCGGCAGGGGCCGTGGACCCCAGCAGCCCGGCAAGAAGAGGTTCATCGACTACCCGCGCGCGGGCAAGCAGGGCGCGCGGCGCTGGGTTCCTTCGTGGCGCCTGGTCACCGGCCTGTTCCTGAGCTTCCTCGGCGGCCTGATGGCCGTCGCGGGCATCTCGTACGCCCTGGTGCAGGTGCCCGAGGTCGACAAGGCGGCCACGGCCCAGAACAACGTCTACTACTGGGCCGACGGCAAGCAGATGGTCGCGACCGGTGGTGAGCGCAACCGCCAGATCATCGACTACGACGACATCCCCAAGGAGATGCGCTTCGCCGTCATGTCGGCGGAGAACAAGACCTTCGAGGACGACAAGGGCGTCGACCCCATGGGTATCGCGCGTGCCGTGGTCAACATGGCCAAGGGCGGGCAGACGCAGGGCGGCTCCACGATCACCCAGCAGTACGTGAAGAACGCGCGTCTCGGTGATCAGTCGCAGACGTTCAGCCGCAAGTTCAAAGAGCTCTTCATCTCCATAAAGGTCGGCCGGACCGTGTCCAAGGAAGACATCATGGCCGGCTACCTCAACACCGCTTACTACGGTCGTGGGGCCTACGGCATCCAGGCGGCCGCCCGGGCCTACTTCGACAAGGAAGCGACGCAGCTGGACCCGAGCGAGTGCGCGCTCCTCGCGACGGTGCTCAAGGGCGCCACGTACTACGACCCGGCCGGCTACCCCGAGATCGACCCCGCGGCCAACCAGAAGGACAACACCGCGCGCGCCAGGAAGCGTTGGGAGTGGATCCTCGACGAGGAGGTCAAGGACGGCCACCTGACCGCCGCGCAGCGGAACAAGTACAAGGTGTTCCCGAAGCTCCAGAACCCGCGGTCGAACACCCAGCTGGGCGGCCAGACCGGTTACCTCGTGGACCTGGCCAAGGCGTACGTCATCCGCAACACGGACATCACCGCCGAGGAGCTCCAGCAGGGCGGCTACGAGATCCACACGACCTTCGAGAGGAAGAAGGTCAAGGAACTCGAGAACGCGGTGAACAAGGTCCGCAAGGAGAAGATCAAGCCGAAGCTGCGCCCCGAGAAGGACACGCACGTCCAGTTCGGCGGTGCCTCCGTGGATCCCGAGAGCGGCGCCATCAAGGCCATCTACGGCGGCGAGGACGCGACGAAGCACTTCACCAACAACGCCGACCAGACCGGTGCCCAGGTGGGATCGACGTACAAGCCGTTCGTGCTGGCCGCCGCCTTCAAGTACGGCGTACGCAACCCTGATGGCCCGGAGGTGCAGAGCAATGCCGAGCGCACTGTGGTCAACCCCAAGAGCCTGTACAGCGGCAAGAACGAGCTGAAGATCCAGAACTACAACGGCAGTGTCTGGACCGACCGCGAGGGCAAGGAGTGGCTCCAGAAGAACGACGGAGACGCGTCCTACAACCCTCCGAGCTATCAGATCGACCTTCGTGAGGCGATGCGGGAGTCGGTCAACTCGGCCTATGTGCAGCTCGGTATGGATGTCGGTCTGGACAAGGTGAAGCAGGCGGCCATTGACGCGGGCCTCAAGGACGACAGCTCCATGGCCAGCGCCAACTACCCCTCCTTCTCGCTCGGCACATCGTCGCCGAGCGCGATCCGGATGGCCGGGGCCTACGCCACGTTCGCGGCCAGCGGCAAGCAGAACGAGCCGTACTCGGTCAAGGAAGTCGAGTACAAGGGCGACTCGGTCTATCGGCACGAGAAGGAGACCACGCACCCCTTCACCCCGCAGGTCGCCGACAACGTCACCGACGTGCTGAGGACCGTCGTGGAGAAGGGCACCGGCACCTCGGCCCAGCTGAGCGGCCGCCCGGTCGCGGGCAAGACCGGTACGACGGACGGCAACAAGTCCGCCTGGTTCGTCGGTTACACCCCGCAGCTCTCGACGGCGATCAGCATGTACCGGCTCGACGACGACGAGACCAACAAGAAGCGCGAGTTCCTGGAGATGTTCGGCACGGGTGGTGAGGAGAAGATCCACGGCGCCTCGTTCCCGGCGAAGATCTGGCAGGACTACATGTCGAAGGCGCTCAAGGGCGAGCCTGTGCGGTCCTTCCCGACGCCGGGGCCGATCGGTCAGCTCGTCGGTGAGACACCGCCTCCGCCGCCGAGCCCCACGGCGACCAAGGAGCCGGAGGACGAGCCCTCGTCCCCGACGCCCACGGAGACGGAGACGACCAAGCCCCCCACGACGCAGTCACCCGATCCCGAGGAGTCCTGCAGCCAGTGGGACTGGGAGTGCAACAACGACGGCGGCGCGGACGGCGGTGCCGAGGACGGTGGCGCCAACGGAGACCCGGGCGGGGAATCACCGCCGCCCACGGACGATCCGCCGGGCGACGACCAGGGGAACCAGAACGGCGGAGGGTTCATCGGCGGCCCGAGAGGCTGA
- a CDS encoding PadR family transcriptional regulator gives MSRRSGILEFAVLGLLRESPMHGYELRKRLNTSLGVFRAFSYGTLYPCLKTLVANGWLIEEAGSASEDALAAPLTGRRAKIVYRLTAEGKEHFEDLLSQTGPDAYEDEHFAARFAFFGQTSRDVRMRVLEGRRSRLEERLEKMRASLARTRERLDDYTLELQRHGMESVEREVRWLNELIESERAGRDQQRPSRESSAQQDSTSGESAGLPRRRENDPPPDPSDDPTK, from the coding sequence ATGAGCAGGCGCTCCGGCATCCTGGAATTCGCCGTCCTCGGCCTCCTCCGTGAGTCCCCGATGCACGGCTATGAGCTGCGGAAACGTCTCAATACGTCGCTGGGAGTCTTCCGCGCCTTCAGCTACGGGACCCTCTACCCCTGCCTCAAGACGCTGGTCGCCAACGGCTGGTTGATCGAGGAGGCGGGCAGCGCCTCCGAAGACGCCCTCGCGGCCCCGCTCACCGGGCGCCGCGCCAAGATCGTCTATCGGTTGACGGCGGAAGGTAAGGAGCACTTCGAGGATCTGCTCTCGCAGACCGGCCCCGACGCGTACGAGGACGAGCACTTCGCCGCCCGCTTCGCCTTCTTCGGGCAGACCTCGCGGGACGTACGCATGCGGGTGCTCGAGGGCCGCCGCAGCCGACTCGAAGAGCGCCTGGAGAAGATGCGTGCCTCCCTGGCCCGTACCCGGGAGCGCCTGGACGACTACACGCTTGAGCTGCAGCGGCACGGCATGGAGTCCGTGGAGCGCGAAGTGCGCTGGCTGAACGAGCTCATCGAGAGCGAGCGAGCGGGACGGGACCAGCAACGGCCCTCCCGCGAAAGCTCCGCTCAGCAGGACAGCACATCTGGGGAGTCGGCGGGCCTGCCCCGGCGGCGGGAGAACGACCCGCCGCCGGATCCGTCCGATGACCCCACCAAGTGA
- a CDS encoding inositol-3-phosphate synthase, protein MGSVRVAIVGVGNCAASLVQGVEYYKDADPDAKVPGLMHVQFGDYHVRDIEFVAAFDVDAKKVGLDLADAIGASENNTIKICDVPNTGVQVQRGHTLDGLGLYYRQTIEESAEAPVDIVQVLKDREVDVLICYLPVGSEDAAKFYAQCAIDAKVAFVNALPVFIAGTKEWADKFTEAGVPIVGDDIKSQVGATITHRVMAKLFEDRGVRLERTMQLNVGGNMDFKNMLERDRLESKKISKTQAVTSQIPDRELGEKNVHIGPSDYVQWLDDRKWAYVRLEGRAFGDVPLNLEYKLEVWDSPNSAGVIIDALRAAKIAKDRGIGGPILSASSYFMKSPPVQYFDDEAYENVEKFIKGEVER, encoded by the coding sequence ATGGGTTCGGTTCGCGTAGCCATCGTCGGCGTGGGCAACTGCGCCGCCTCGCTGGTCCAGGGCGTCGAGTACTACAAGGACGCCGACCCGGACGCCAAGGTCCCGGGCCTGATGCACGTCCAGTTCGGCGACTACCACGTCCGTGACATCGAGTTCGTCGCCGCCTTCGACGTCGACGCGAAGAAGGTCGGACTCGACCTCGCGGACGCGATCGGCGCCAGCGAGAACAACACCATCAAGATCTGCGACGTGCCGAACACCGGCGTGCAGGTCCAGCGTGGCCACACCCTCGACGGCCTGGGCCTGTACTACCGCCAGACCATCGAGGAGTCCGCCGAGGCCCCGGTCGACATCGTCCAGGTCCTCAAGGACCGCGAGGTCGACGTCCTCATCTGCTACCTGCCCGTCGGGTCCGAGGACGCCGCGAAGTTCTACGCGCAGTGCGCCATCGACGCCAAGGTCGCGTTCGTCAACGCGCTGCCGGTCTTCATCGCCGGTACCAAGGAGTGGGCGGACAAGTTCACCGAGGCCGGCGTGCCGATCGTCGGTGACGACATCAAGTCGCAGGTCGGCGCCACCATCACGCACCGCGTGATGGCGAAGCTGTTCGAGGACCGCGGTGTCCGCCTTGAGCGCACGATGCAGCTCAACGTCGGCGGCAACATGGACTTCAAGAACATGCTGGAGCGCGACCGCCTGGAGTCGAAGAAGATTTCGAAGACGCAGGCCGTCACCTCGCAGATCCCCGACCGGGAGCTGGGCGAGAAGAACGTCCACATCGGCCCGTCGGACTACGTGCAGTGGCTCGACGACCGCAAGTGGGCGTACGTGCGCCTTGAGGGCCGTGCCTTCGGTGACGTCCCGCTGAACCTGGAGTACAAGCTCGAGGTCTGGGACTCCCCGAACTCCGCGGGTGTCATCATCGACGCCCTGCGCGCGGCGAAGATCGCCAAGGACCGCGGCATCGGCGGCCCGATCCTCTCCGCGTCCTCGTACTTCATGAAGTCCCCGCCGGTCCAGTACTTCGACGACGAGGCCTACGAGAACGTCGAGAAGTTCATCAAGGGCGAGGTCGAGCGCTAA
- a CDS encoding MFS transporter — protein sequence MAVVGDLRVLLRLRDFRRLLAVRLISQSADGVYQVALATYVVFSPEKQASAGAIASAMAVLLLPYSLVGPFAGVLLDRWQRRQVFLHGNLLRAALAALTALLMLSGVPDWLFYASALCVTAVNRFVLAGLSAALPRVVDADRLVIANSLSPTAGTLAATVGGGLAFVVRLSGSDSDAVVVLLGAALYLCAALASLRMARDLLGPDPDLVRPRLGEALAGTARGLAAGLRHLAQRPAAARALGAMTVLRFCYGALTVMVLMLCRYAWTSTESEGLALLGLAVGISGAGFFVAALVTPSAAGRLGPGGWIAACAATAAVLEPALGLTFAPVPLLIAAFVLGLTTQGAKIATDTVVQSSVDDGFRGRIFSLYDVLFNVAFVGAAAVAALLLPADGRSIPLVVMVALLYAAIAATMTRFDVQ from the coding sequence ATGGCTGTCGTCGGTGACCTGCGTGTCCTGCTGCGTCTGCGGGACTTCCGGCGCCTGCTCGCCGTACGGCTGATCTCCCAGAGCGCGGACGGCGTCTACCAGGTCGCCCTCGCGACCTACGTGGTCTTCTCACCGGAGAAGCAGGCCTCGGCCGGAGCGATCGCCTCCGCGATGGCCGTGCTGCTCCTCCCGTATTCGCTGGTCGGCCCCTTCGCGGGCGTCCTCCTGGACCGCTGGCAGCGTCGGCAGGTCTTCCTCCACGGCAACCTCCTGCGGGCGGCACTGGCGGCCCTTACCGCTCTGCTGATGCTCAGCGGCGTCCCCGACTGGCTCTTCTACGCCTCCGCGCTGTGTGTCACCGCCGTCAACCGCTTCGTGCTCGCGGGGCTCTCCGCCGCGCTGCCGCGGGTGGTCGACGCCGACCGCCTGGTCATCGCCAACTCCCTCTCGCCTACCGCGGGGACGCTCGCCGCGACCGTGGGCGGTGGCCTCGCCTTCGTCGTGCGGCTGTCGGGCTCGGATTCGGACGCGGTGGTGGTCCTGCTCGGGGCGGCCCTGTACCTCTGCGCGGCGCTCGCCTCGCTCCGCATGGCGCGTGACCTGCTCGGCCCCGACCCCGACCTGGTGCGGCCCCGCCTCGGGGAGGCACTGGCCGGCACGGCCCGTGGTCTGGCGGCGGGGCTACGACACCTGGCCCAGCGCCCGGCGGCCGCCCGCGCGCTGGGCGCGATGACGGTGCTGCGGTTCTGCTACGGCGCGCTCACGGTCATGGTCCTGATGCTGTGCCGGTACGCATGGACATCCACGGAGTCCGAGGGGCTGGCGCTGCTCGGCCTCGCGGTCGGCATCTCCGGGGCGGGCTTCTTCGTGGCGGCGCTGGTGACCCCCTCCGCGGCGGGCCGACTGGGACCGGGCGGCTGGATCGCCGCGTGCGCGGCCACGGCGGCGGTCCTGGAACCGGCCCTCGGCCTCACCTTCGCCCCCGTGCCTCTGCTCATCGCCGCCTTCGTCCTCGGCCTGACGACGCAGGGCGCGAAGATCGCCACGGACACGGTGGTGCAGTCCTCGGTGGACGACGGCTTCCGCGGCCGGATCTTCTCCCTCTACGACGTCCTCTTCAACGTCGCGTTCGTGGGCGCGGCGGCAGTGGCGGCACTGCTTCTGCCCGCTGACGGCCGGTCGATTCCGCTTGTCGTCATGGTGGCTCTGCTGTACGCAGCGATTGCGGCGACTATGACCCGCTTTGACGTGCAGTAA